In a single window of the Osmerus eperlanus chromosome 2, fOsmEpe2.1, whole genome shotgun sequence genome:
- the LOC134037161 gene encoding uncharacterized protein LOC134037161 translates to MLSINILSFIMNNRQRIAVIALLCRRRRRRRFWVHPICRLRVDTGAHHRLVQELRLDDDLFQRYFRLNRAEFDDLLTRVGPRIARLNTSFREAISPAERLAICLRYLATGDSFMTISFSYRVGSSTVAGIVGAVSQAIWDCLVEEFMPVPTKQDWRTIAEGFLQKWNFPNCLGSIDGKHVVIQAPHNSGSLYHNYKGTFSIVLLAVVDADYMFRVIDVGGYGRNSDGGTLGNSAFGLALKDGTLDLPENCILPGAEPRGPLPHVFVGDEAFPLRSDLMRPFPGTNLSREKRMFNYRLSRARLIVECAFGILSSQWRMYRRVIGINPAKAEVCVKATCILHNYIRRSRRSARGSPAASPDQEESAGLQEAPRIGSNNAARAAIRVRDAFTAYFNAEGAVSWQQHVI, encoded by the exons ATGCTCTCCATCAATATCCTATCATTCATCATGAATAACCGTCAGAGGATTGCTGTCATCGCCCTGCTCTGCCGGAGAAGACGCCGCCGCCGCTTTTGGGTTCATCCCATTTGCCGTTTGCGGGTAGACACCGGAGCTCATCACCGGCTGGTTCAGGAGCTGCGACTGGACGACGACTTGTTCCAGCGGTACTTCAGGCTGAACCGGGCCGAGTTCGATGACCTGCTGACCAGAGTGGGACCCCGGATAGCGAGGCTAAACACCTCTTTCCGCGAGGCGATCAGCCCAGCTGAACGCCTCGCTATTTGTCTACG ATACCTTGCCACGGGGGATTCGTTCATGACGATCAGTTTCAGCTATCGTGTGGGCTCAAGCACTGTGGCAGGTATTGTTGGGGCTGTGTCTCAGGCCATTTGGGACTGCCTGGTGGAGGAGTTCATGCCTGTGCCAACAAAGCAGGACTGGAGGACCATTGCTGAAGGCTTCCTTCAGAAGTGGAACTTCCCAAACTGCCTGGGTTCCATCGATGGCAAGCATGTTGTCATCCAGGCCCCTCACAACTCAGGGTCACTGTACCACAACTATAAGGGAACATTCTCCATCGTTCTCCTTGCGGTTGTGGACGCCGACTACATGTTCCGGGTCATTGATGTGGGGGGTTACGGTCGCAACAGTGACGGTGGGACCCTGGGCAACTCTGCGTTTGGTTTGGCCCTGAAGGATGGAACCCTGGACCTCCCAGAGAACTGCATCCTCCCTGGAGCAGAGCCACGTGGACCACTGCCGCACGTCTTTGTGGGTGATGAGGCCTTTCCTCTGCGGAGCGACCTCATGCGCCCCTTCCCTGGGACGAACCTctccagggagaagaggatgtTCAACTACCGCCTCAGCCGTGCCAGGTTGATAGTCGAGTGTGCGTTTGGCATTCTCTCCAGCCAGTGGAGAATGTATCGGCGTGTCATTGGTATCAACCCAGCAAAGGCGGAGGTTTGTGTGAAGGCCACCTGCATCCTCCACAACTACATCCGGAGGTCCAGGAGAAGTGCCAGGGGATCTCCAGCAGCCAGTCCTGACCAGGAGGAGTCGGCAGGTCTCCAGGAGGCTCCACGAATCGGCAGCAACAATGCTGCACGTGCAGCCATTCGTGTGAGGGACGCATTCACTGCATACTTCAATGCAGAGGGTGCAGTGTCCTGGCAGCAACATGTCATATAG